A window of the Vibrio ostreae genome harbors these coding sequences:
- the ykgO gene encoding type B 50S ribosomal protein L36, whose product MKVLSSLKSAKQRHPDCQIVKRRGRLYVICKTNPRFKAVQR is encoded by the coding sequence ATGAAAGTGCTCAGCTCGCTGAAAAGCGCCAAACAACGTCACCCGGACTGCCAGATCGTTAAACGTCGCGGACGCCTGTATGTGATTTGTAAAACCAATCCGAGATTTAAAGCGGTGCAGCGCTAG
- the tsaA gene encoding tRNA (N6-threonylcarbamoyladenosine(37)-N6)-methyltransferase TrmO yields MHSIEPIAIIESPYKEKFAVPRQPRLVPSATARARLTGEINCQEAVRGIEQFSHLWLLFLFDQNLAAGWKPTVRPPRLGGNERIGVLASRSTFRPNGIGMSAVELRGVSKQDEQIYLDLGSVDLVDGTPIIDIKPYIPYSDAISDATGGYADAEPERAEVQFAPAAAACLVGLPDATSKQAVIEEVLSQDPRPAYKKNKPDNKEYAVNLYDMNVKFIVNDNLVTVTAIERF; encoded by the coding sequence ATGCATTCGATTGAACCGATAGCGATTATAGAAAGCCCGTATAAAGAGAAGTTTGCCGTTCCACGTCAGCCACGCCTGGTGCCCAGCGCCACTGCACGTGCCCGCTTAACTGGTGAGATTAACTGCCAGGAAGCGGTACGCGGCATCGAGCAGTTCAGCCATTTATGGCTGCTGTTTCTGTTTGACCAGAATCTGGCAGCTGGCTGGAAGCCGACCGTACGCCCGCCGCGCCTTGGCGGCAATGAGCGGATTGGCGTGCTGGCCTCACGTTCCACCTTCCGCCCCAACGGCATTGGTATGTCGGCGGTCGAACTGCGCGGCGTCAGCAAACAGGACGAGCAGATCTATCTCGATCTCGGCAGTGTCGATCTGGTCGATGGCACCCCGATCATCGACATCAAACCCTACATCCCCTACTCGGATGCGATCAGCGATGCTACCGGCGGTTATGCCGATGCTGAACCTGAACGAGCCGAAGTACAGTTTGCGCCCGCTGCCGCTGCCTGCCTGGTTGGCCTGCCCGACGCCACAAGCAAACAGGCCGTGATCGAAGAAGTGCTGAGCCAGGATCCACGTCCGGCGTACAAGAAAAACAAGCCAGACAACAAAGAGTACGCGGTGAATTTGTACGATATGAACGTAAAATTCATCGTCAATGACAACTTAGTGACCGTCACCGCAATAGAACGCTTTTGA
- a CDS encoding proline--tRNA ligase: MRTSKYLLSTLKETPNDAEVVSHQLMLRAGMIRKLASGLYTWLPTGLRVMRKVENIVRQEIDNAGAIETLMPVVQPFELWEETGRSEKMGPELLRFTDRHERPFVLSPTAEEVITSLVRNEVNSYKQLPLNLYQIQTKFRDERRPRFGVMRAREFSMMDAYSFDIDKDGLQKTYDAMHDAYCKAFDRMGLDYRPVLADSGAIGGNGSQEFHVLAESGEDLIAFSTESDYAANLEKAEALAPADAADAPTLEMTLVDTPNAKTIAELVNQHGLPIEKTIKTLFFKASDVVDAPIVALLVRGDHELNEIKAENLPEVAAPLEMATEEEIRALVGAGPGSLGPVGLKLPCIVDRSVAVMSDFAGGANIDGKHYFGINWGRDVELGRVEDLRNVVEGDPSPCGKGTIQLKRGIEVGHIFQLGTNYSEKMNCNVLGPDGKAVTLEMGCYGIGVSRVVAAAIEQNNDKYGIIWPDAIAPFQVAIVPMNMHKSERVQEAAEKLYAELTAAGIEVLFDDRKERPGVMFSDMELIGIPHTVIIGDRSMDEGNFEYKNRRSGEKSPVAMEQIIEHIKAKLA, translated from the coding sequence ATGCGTACCAGTAAATATCTTCTTTCTACGCTGAAGGAGACTCCAAACGACGCAGAAGTTGTGAGCCACCAGCTCATGCTACGTGCGGGCATGATCCGTAAGCTAGCTTCAGGTCTGTACACCTGGCTACCTACCGGTCTGCGCGTAATGCGTAAAGTAGAAAACATCGTTCGTCAAGAAATCGATAATGCAGGTGCAATCGAAACTTTGATGCCCGTTGTTCAGCCGTTTGAACTTTGGGAAGAGACAGGACGCAGCGAAAAAATGGGTCCTGAGCTACTGCGCTTTACTGACCGACACGAGCGTCCGTTTGTCCTGAGCCCGACTGCAGAAGAAGTGATCACCAGTCTGGTGCGTAACGAAGTCAACTCTTACAAGCAACTGCCACTCAACCTGTATCAGATCCAGACTAAATTCCGTGACGAACGTCGCCCGCGTTTTGGTGTCATGCGTGCACGTGAGTTTTCGATGATGGACGCGTACAGCTTCGACATCGACAAAGACGGCCTGCAAAAAACGTACGATGCCATGCACGATGCGTACTGCAAAGCATTTGACCGTATGGGCCTGGACTACCGTCCTGTGCTGGCAGACAGTGGTGCTATCGGTGGTAACGGCTCTCAAGAGTTCCACGTACTGGCAGAAAGCGGCGAAGACCTGATTGCGTTCTCAACCGAATCTGACTACGCAGCGAACCTGGAAAAAGCTGAAGCGCTGGCGCCTGCGGATGCGGCGGATGCACCCACTTTGGAAATGACTCTGGTTGACACCCCGAACGCAAAAACCATCGCGGAGCTGGTGAACCAGCACGGTCTGCCAATCGAAAAAACCATCAAGACGCTGTTCTTCAAAGCATCCGATGTTGTTGATGCGCCAATCGTTGCCCTTCTGGTTCGTGGTGACCATGAGCTGAACGAAATCAAAGCGGAAAATCTGCCAGAAGTGGCTGCGCCGCTGGAAATGGCGACCGAAGAAGAGATCCGTGCCCTGGTTGGCGCAGGTCCTGGCTCACTGGGTCCGGTTGGCCTGAAACTGCCATGCATCGTTGACCGCAGCGTGGCTGTGATGAGTGACTTCGCCGGTGGTGCCAACATCGACGGTAAACACTACTTCGGTATTAACTGGGGTCGTGACGTAGAACTGGGTCGTGTAGAAGACCTGCGTAACGTGGTAGAAGGTGATCCAAGCCCATGTGGTAAGGGGACCATCCAGCTGAAACGCGGTATCGAAGTAGGTCACATCTTCCAGCTTGGCACCAACTATTCAGAGAAAATGAACTGTAACGTGCTGGGTCCTGACGGCAAAGCTGTGACTCTGGAAATGGGCTGTTACGGTATCGGTGTATCACGTGTGGTCGCTGCAGCTATCGAGCAGAACAACGACAAATACGGCATCATCTGGCCGGATGCGATTGCGCCATTCCAGGTTGCTATCGTGCCAATGAACATGCACAAGTCTGAGCGTGTTCAGGAAGCGGCTGAGAAACTGTACGCTGAGCTGACTGCAGCTGGCATTGAAGTATTGTTTGATGACCGTAAAGAGCGTCCGGGCGTGATGTTCTCTGATATGGAACTGATCGGCATACCACACACAGTGATCATCGGCGATCGCAGCATGGACGAAGGCAACTTCGAATACAAAAATCGTCGCAGCGGTGAGAAATCTCCGGTTGCGATGGAACAAATCATCGAGCACATCAAAGCGAAACTGGCCTAA
- a CDS encoding tellurite resistance TerB family protein: MDLKSLLNQALNSDLVRKGTQQAKAATQNKSQLATFGAGALGGGLLGVLMGSKKSKKMGKTALKVGGAAALGALAYKVYNDWQANQPASAPPADSFDENNPRHELLIVKAMIAAAKADGHVDNAEMDKINQAVTELGADAGVAQLIDQELKKPLDPAEIALLAQTPAQASEIYLASLLVADEQNFMEKAYLDELAKQLRLDDELVARLNQQVSGE, translated from the coding sequence ATGGATCTGAAATCACTACTTAATCAGGCACTCAATTCTGATCTGGTGCGCAAAGGCACACAGCAGGCTAAAGCCGCGACGCAAAATAAAAGCCAGCTCGCCACCTTTGGTGCTGGTGCACTCGGCGGCGGTCTGCTTGGTGTACTGATGGGCTCGAAAAAGAGCAAGAAGATGGGTAAAACTGCGCTCAAAGTCGGTGGGGCGGCCGCACTCGGAGCCCTGGCCTATAAAGTGTATAACGACTGGCAGGCCAATCAGCCCGCTTCCGCTCCGCCGGCAGACAGTTTCGATGAAAACAACCCGCGCCATGAGCTCTTGATCGTCAAAGCCATGATTGCGGCCGCCAAAGCCGACGGGCATGTTGATAACGCCGAAATGGACAAGATCAACCAGGCCGTCACTGAACTCGGCGCCGATGCCGGTGTGGCGCAGCTGATTGATCAAGAGCTGAAAAAACCGCTCGATCCGGCCGAAATCGCTCTGCTGGCCCAGACACCGGCCCAGGCCTCCGAGATCTACCTTGCCTCTCTGCTAGTGGCCGATGAACAGAATTTTATGGAAAAAGCCTATCTGGATGAGCTGGCCAAACAGCTGCGCCTTGACGACGAACTGGTCGCACGCCTGAATCAGCAGGTCAGTGGTGAATAA
- a CDS encoding YaeP family protein: protein MQVYTCCDLVRELYAQIGSGDQAYVPKAISCAVRALNDVAADTSLPLATRENAAFAAANLLISDFED, encoded by the coding sequence ATGCAAGTGTATACCTGTTGTGACCTGGTGCGAGAGCTCTATGCCCAGATTGGCAGTGGCGATCAGGCTTATGTGCCAAAAGCCATTTCCTGCGCGGTACGGGCGTTGAACGACGTGGCGGCAGATACCTCCCTGCCACTGGCAACGCGCGAGAACGCGGCCTTTGCAGCGGCGAACTTACTGATTTCAGACTTTGAGGACTAA
- a CDS encoding DUF4250 domain-containing protein has translation MNLANFETMDPVMLMSIVNMKLRDDFSGDLDQLVAYFDIDRAALEARLASAGFDYLPEAGQFR, from the coding sequence ATGAACCTGGCCAATTTCGAAACCATGGATCCTGTCATGCTGATGAGCATTGTCAACATGAAACTGCGCGATGATTTCTCCGGCGATCTGGACCAACTGGTGGCGTATTTTGATATCGATCGCGCGGCGCTGGAAGCTCGTCTGGCAAGCGCCGGCTTTGATTACCTGCCTGAAGCGGGCCAGTTCCGTTAA
- the purL gene encoding phosphoribosylformylglycinamidine synthase — translation MRILRGSPALSEFRVNKLLETCREQNLPVTGIYAEFMHFADLKADLDGAELEKLEKLLTYGPTIQEHEPQGLLLLVTPRPGTISPWSSKATDIAQNCGLSQVKRLERGTAYYIESEQALSEEQVAALKALLHDRMMEVTFSELEAAQALFTVAEPAPHTEVDILAGGRKALEEANVALGLALAEDEIDYLVENFTKLGRNPNDIELMMFAQANSEHCRHKIFNADWTIDGVAQDKSLFKMIKNTFETTPDHVLSAYKDNAAVMTGSKVGRFFPNPDSRQYGYHHEDAHILMKVETHNHPTAISPWPGASTGSGGEIRDEGATGIGGKPKAGLVGFTVSNLRIPEFVQPWESDFGKPGRIVSALDIMLEGPLGGAAFNNEFGRPNLLGYFRTYEEKVTSHAGEEIRGYHKPIMIAGGMGNIRDEHVQKKEIPVGAKLIVLGGPAMNIGLGGGAASSMASGQSAEDLDFASVQRENPEMERRCQEVIDRCWQLGDANPIAFIHDVGAGGISNALPELVDDGNRGGKFQLRDVPNDEPGMSPLEIWCNESQERYVLAVAAENMAQFDAICKRERAPYAVVGEATEERHLTLEDSHFDNTPIDMPMDILLGKAPKMHREATTLKVNSPALDRNGIELNDALERVLRLPAVAEKTFLITIGDRTVTGLVARDQMVGPWQVPVANCAVTAASYDTYHGEAMSMGERTPVALLDFGASARLAVGESLTNIAATDIGDIKHIKLSANWMSPAGHPGEDAGLYEAVKAVGEELCPALGLTIPVGKDSMSMKTKWEENGESKEVTSPLSLVITAFGRVEDVRKTVTPQLRTDQGDTSLVLVDLGNGQNRLGATALTQVYKQLGDKPADVDNAQQLKGFFDAMQTLVRADKLVAYHDKGDGGLLVTLAEMAFAGHCGVQADIAALGDDALAALFNEELGAVVQVKNAELDAVLATLADNGLAQCSHVIGSVQASDRFVVASGADVLLDRSRTELRTIWAETTHKMQAMRDNPACADQEFVAKQDNTDPGLNVALSFDVNQDVAAPYIAKGAKPKMAILREQGVNSHVEMAAAFDRAGFDAVDVHMSDILTGQAALDEYQGLVACGGFSYGDVLGAGEGWAKSVLFNAQAREQFQQFFNRQDTFSLGVCNGCQMLSNLKELIPGADLWPRFVRNESERFEARFSLVEVQKSDSVFFDGMAGSRMPIAVSHGEGRVEVRDEAHLNALEQSGTVAVRFVDNFGNPTQQYPNNPNGSPNAITGLTTADGRVTIMMPHPERVFRTVANSWHPDSWGENGAWMRMFQNARKNLG, via the coding sequence ATGAGAATTTTGCGTGGCTCCCCAGCGCTTTCCGAGTTTCGAGTTAACAAACTACTGGAAACTTGTCGTGAACAAAACCTGCCAGTGACCGGCATCTATGCTGAGTTTATGCACTTTGCTGATCTCAAAGCCGATCTCGATGGTGCGGAACTCGAAAAGTTAGAGAAGCTGCTGACTTACGGTCCAACCATTCAAGAACATGAACCGCAGGGATTACTGCTGTTAGTCACCCCTCGTCCGGGTACGATTTCGCCTTGGTCTTCAAAGGCGACCGACATCGCGCAAAACTGTGGTCTGTCTCAGGTGAAGCGTCTTGAGCGTGGCACGGCTTACTACATCGAAAGCGAACAGGCTCTGAGCGAAGAGCAGGTTGCGGCGCTGAAAGCGCTGCTGCATGACCGCATGATGGAAGTGACGTTCAGCGAACTGGAAGCGGCACAGGCGCTGTTTACCGTGGCAGAACCCGCTCCTCACACTGAAGTGGATATTCTGGCGGGTGGCCGTAAAGCTCTGGAAGAGGCGAACGTTGCTCTGGGTCTGGCTCTCGCAGAAGATGAAATTGATTACCTGGTGGAAAACTTCACCAAACTGGGTCGCAATCCAAACGACATCGAACTGATGATGTTTGCTCAGGCTAACTCAGAGCACTGTCGTCACAAGATTTTCAACGCAGACTGGACCATCGATGGTGTTGCGCAGGATAAATCTCTGTTCAAGATGATCAAAAACACCTTTGAAACCACGCCGGATCACGTGCTGTCTGCTTATAAAGACAACGCGGCGGTAATGACAGGTTCTAAAGTCGGTCGTTTCTTCCCGAACCCGGATTCTCGTCAGTATGGCTACCATCACGAAGATGCGCACATCCTGATGAAGGTGGAAACTCACAACCACCCAACCGCGATTTCACCTTGGCCAGGCGCGTCAACCGGCAGCGGTGGCGAAATCCGTGACGAAGGCGCAACCGGTATCGGTGGTAAGCCAAAAGCGGGTCTGGTTGGTTTTACCGTCTCTAACCTGCGTATTCCTGAATTTGTCCAGCCATGGGAAAGCGATTTCGGCAAACCTGGCCGTATCGTCAGCGCGCTGGATATCATGCTGGAAGGCCCTCTGGGTGGCGCGGCATTCAACAACGAATTCGGTCGTCCGAACCTGCTGGGTTACTTCCGTACTTACGAAGAAAAAGTCACTTCTCACGCGGGTGAAGAAATTCGTGGTTACCACAAGCCAATTATGATTGCCGGCGGTATGGGTAACATCCGTGACGAGCACGTGCAGAAGAAAGAGATCCCGGTCGGCGCTAAGCTGATTGTACTGGGTGGCCCGGCGATGAACATAGGCCTGGGTGGCGGTGCCGCTTCTTCTATGGCGTCTGGTCAGTCGGCTGAAGATCTGGATTTCGCTTCGGTACAGCGTGAAAACCCGGAGATGGAACGCCGTTGTCAGGAAGTGATCGACCGCTGCTGGCAGTTGGGCGATGCCAACCCAATCGCGTTTATCCACGATGTGGGCGCGGGCGGTATCTCGAACGCATTGCCTGAGCTGGTGGATGACGGTAACCGCGGCGGTAAATTCCAGCTGCGTGACGTACCAAACGATGAACCGGGCATGAGCCCGCTGGAAATCTGGTGTAACGAATCGCAAGAGCGTTATGTTCTGGCGGTAGCGGCAGAAAACATGGCCCAGTTCGACGCGATTTGTAAGCGTGAACGTGCACCTTACGCCGTTGTGGGCGAAGCGACTGAAGAGCGTCACCTGACGCTGGAAGACAGCCACTTCGATAACACGCCAATCGATATGCCAATGGATATCCTGCTTGGTAAGGCGCCGAAGATGCACCGCGAAGCGACGACACTGAAAGTCAACAGCCCGGCGCTGGATCGCAACGGCATCGAACTGAATGATGCGCTAGAGCGCGTACTGCGTCTGCCAGCTGTCGCTGAAAAAACCTTCCTGATCACCATTGGTGACCGTACCGTAACGGGTCTGGTTGCGCGTGACCAGATGGTTGGTCCTTGGCAGGTGCCAGTGGCGAACTGTGCGGTAACAGCAGCGAGCTACGATACTTACCACGGCGAAGCGATGTCGATGGGTGAGCGTACTCCGGTTGCTCTGCTTGACTTCGGCGCGTCAGCGCGTCTGGCAGTCGGTGAGTCTCTGACTAACATCGCGGCGACCGATATCGGCGATATCAAACACATTAAACTGTCCGCAAACTGGATGTCTCCGGCCGGTCACCCGGGTGAAGATGCGGGTCTGTACGAAGCAGTGAAAGCAGTCGGCGAAGAGCTGTGTCCTGCGCTGGGCCTGACCATTCCGGTGGGTAAAGACTCAATGTCGATGAAGACCAAGTGGGAAGAGAACGGCGAAAGCAAAGAAGTGACTTCGCCACTGTCACTGGTTATCACTGCATTTGGCCGTGTTGAAGATGTACGCAAGACAGTGACACCTCAACTGCGCACTGACCAGGGCGATACGTCTCTGGTACTGGTTGACCTGGGTAACGGTCAGAACCGTCTGGGTGCAACCGCACTGACTCAGGTTTACAAGCAGCTGGGCGACAAGCCTGCTGACGTTGACAACGCACAGCAGCTGAAAGGCTTCTTTGATGCGATGCAGACTCTGGTTCGCGCAGACAAGCTGGTGGCTTACCACGATAAAGGTGACGGCGGTCTGCTGGTGACTCTGGCGGAAATGGCGTTTGCCGGCCACTGTGGTGTGCAGGCCGATATCGCAGCACTGGGCGACGACGCTCTGGCGGCGCTGTTTAACGAAGAGCTGGGTGCTGTGGTTCAGGTTAAGAACGCTGAACTGGACGCTGTACTGGCAACGCTGGCAGACAATGGTCTGGCACAGTGTTCACACGTTATCGGTTCGGTACAAGCGTCAGACCGCTTTGTGGTGGCTTCTGGTGCAGACGTACTGCTGGATCGCTCGCGTACCGAACTGCGTACTATCTGGGCAGAAACCACGCATAAGATGCAGGCGATGCGCGATAACCCGGCATGTGCTGATCAGGAATTTGTTGCTAAGCAAGACAACACTGACCCGGGTCTGAACGTGGCACTGAGCTTCGATGTCAACCAGGATGTGGCAGCGCCTTACATTGCGAAAGGGGCTAAGCCTAAGATGGCAATTCTGCGCGAGCAGGGCGTAAACTCACACGTTGAAATGGCCGCGGCGTTTGACCGTGCCGGTTTCGATGCGGTCGATGTTCACATGAGCGACATCCTGACTGGTCAGGCGGCACTGGACGAGTACCAGGGTCTGGTTGCTTGTGGCGGCTTCTCATACGGTGACGTACTGGGTGCCGGTGAAGGTTGGGCCAAGTCAGTGTTGTTTAATGCTCAGGCACGTGAACAGTTCCAGCAGTTCTTCAACCGTCAGGACACTTTCTCTCTGGGTGTGTGTAACGGCTGTCAGATGCTGTCTAACCTGAAAGAGCTGATCCCGGGCGCTGACCTGTGGCCACGTTTCGTGCGTAACGAATCTGAGCGTTTTGAAGCTCGCTTCAGCCTGGTTGAAGTACAGAAATCGGATTCTGTATTCTTCGATGGCATGGCGGGATCTCGTATGCCTATCGCAGTATCGCACGGTGAAGGTCGTGTTGAAGTGCGCGATGAAGCACACCTGAATGCGCTTGAACAGTCTGGTACGGTAGCGGTGCGCTTCGTGGACAACTTCGGTAACCCGACGCAGCAGTACCCGAACAACCCGAACGGCTCGCCAAACGCGATTACCGGCCTGACAACAGCAGACGGCCGTGTGACCATCATGATGCCGCACCCGGAACGTGTATTCCGTACCGTAGCGAACTCATGGCACCCGGACAGCTGGGGTGAAAACGGCGCCTGGATGCGTATGTTCCAGAACGCGCGTAAGAACCTGGGTTAA
- the tadA gene encoding tRNA adenosine(34) deaminase TadA, with protein MTDSTFSFTPQDELFMRRAMELAAAAEAQGEVPVGAVLVKDGAVIAEGWNRSITACDATAHAEIQVLRKAGAVLGNYRLLDTTLYVTLEPCPMCAGALLHSRVKRIVFGAPDLKAGAAGTVLDLFSSQAAYHYATVEKGLLEQECRAQLQAFFQRRRKEIKARKEAEKQAQQQAGNE; from the coding sequence ATGACAGACAGCACATTCTCTTTTACTCCCCAGGATGAACTCTTTATGCGCCGCGCGATGGAACTGGCTGCGGCGGCGGAAGCGCAAGGTGAAGTGCCGGTCGGTGCGGTACTGGTTAAAGACGGCGCGGTGATCGCTGAAGGCTGGAACCGTTCGATCACTGCCTGTGATGCGACCGCGCATGCGGAAATTCAGGTGCTGCGCAAAGCGGGAGCGGTGTTGGGCAACTATCGTCTGCTTGATACCACCTTGTATGTCACGCTCGAGCCCTGCCCGATGTGCGCCGGCGCTTTGCTGCACAGCCGGGTAAAACGGATTGTGTTTGGCGCGCCGGATCTCAAAGCGGGCGCCGCCGGTACCGTACTGGATCTGTTCAGCAGTCAGGCGGCCTATCATTACGCCACAGTCGAAAAAGGCTTACTGGAGCAGGAGTGCCGCGCTCAGTTGCAGGCATTTTTTCAACGTCGTCGTAAGGAAATTAAAGCTCGTAAAGAGGCGGAGAAACAAGCGCAGCAGCAAGCGGGTAATGAATAA
- a CDS encoding LysR family transcriptional regulator: MASWEGVNEFVAVAETGSFTQAALRMTTSVANVSRRVAVLEERLGVKLLLRTTRKVSLTEAGQVYYLQCRALLEGLEQAELAVTQMQQTPKGKVKVTAPVTYGEQKIAPLLHDFLQLYPQLELDLVLSNQKLDLIEQGVDVAVRLGQLDDSSFIARRLSNRHLYVCATPEYLAQYGTPHTLSELNQHYCLIGTYDHWRFKENHQSRSIRVKGRISCSSGVVLLDAVLKSMGLAQLPDYYVSEHLESGRLVEVLPSYRDDREGVWALYPQNRHLSPKVRLLVDYLAQHLPG; this comes from the coding sequence ATGGCAAGCTGGGAAGGGGTCAATGAATTTGTTGCGGTGGCCGAAACCGGCAGTTTTACTCAGGCCGCGCTGCGTATGACGACCTCGGTTGCCAACGTCAGCCGCCGGGTGGCGGTGCTGGAAGAGCGTCTGGGCGTCAAGCTGCTGCTGCGCACCACGCGTAAAGTGTCACTGACCGAAGCCGGGCAGGTGTATTATCTGCAGTGCCGCGCATTGCTTGAGGGGCTGGAACAGGCCGAGCTGGCCGTGACCCAGATGCAGCAGACACCGAAAGGTAAGGTCAAAGTGACCGCACCGGTCACTTACGGCGAGCAGAAAATCGCGCCGCTGCTGCACGATTTTTTGCAGCTCTACCCGCAGCTGGAGTTGGATCTGGTGCTCAGCAACCAGAAGCTGGACTTGATTGAACAGGGTGTTGACGTTGCGGTGCGGCTCGGCCAGCTTGATGATTCGAGTTTTATTGCCCGTCGTCTGAGTAACCGCCATCTGTACGTGTGTGCCACGCCGGAATATCTCGCTCAGTATGGCACGCCACATACCTTGTCGGAGCTCAACCAGCACTATTGTCTGATTGGGACGTATGATCACTGGCGTTTTAAAGAAAATCATCAGTCGCGCTCGATCCGGGTCAAAGGACGCATCAGTTGCAGCAGCGGAGTGGTGTTACTCGATGCGGTGTTGAAAAGTATGGGTCTGGCGCAGTTGCCAGATTATTACGTCTCCGAGCATCTGGAATCCGGGCGTCTGGTTGAAGTACTGCCCAGCTATCGGGATGACCGCGAAGGGGTATGGGCGCTGTATCCACAAAACCGTCATTTGTCGCCTAAAGTACGTTTGCTGGTGGATTATCTCGCCCAGCATTTGCCGGGCTGA
- a CDS encoding S-(hydroxymethyl)glutathione dehydrogenase/class III alcohol dehydrogenase — protein sequence MSQDKFIKSRAAVAWGPKEPLKIEEVDVMLPRKGEVLVRIVATGVCHTDAFTLSGDDPEGVFPSILGHEGGGIVEMVGEGVTSVEVGDHVIPLYTAECGECKFCKSGKTNLCSAVRETQGKGLMPDGTTRFYKDGQPIYHYMGCSTFSEYTVLPEISLAKVNKEAPLEEVCLLGCGVTTGMGAVMNTAKVKEGDTVAIFGLGGIGLSAIIGARMAGASRIIGIDINERKFDLAKQLGATDCINPQNFDKPIQEVIVEMTDGGVDFSFECIGNVNVMRQALECCHKGWGESVIIGVAGAGQEISTRPFQLVTGRVWRGSAFGGVKGRSQLPGIVDQYLAGEFGLQEFITHTMSLDKINEAFDLMHSGESIRSVIHYDK from the coding sequence ATGTCACAAGACAAATTTATCAAATCTCGTGCAGCGGTAGCCTGGGGACCAAAAGAGCCACTGAAAATCGAAGAAGTGGACGTAATGCTGCCGCGTAAAGGCGAAGTACTCGTGCGTATCGTGGCAACCGGTGTTTGTCACACTGACGCATTCACTCTGTCTGGTGACGATCCGGAAGGCGTGTTCCCGTCAATCCTGGGTCACGAAGGTGGCGGTATTGTGGAAATGGTCGGCGAAGGCGTAACCAGCGTAGAAGTCGGCGATCACGTTATCCCGCTTTACACTGCAGAGTGTGGCGAGTGTAAATTCTGTAAATCTGGCAAAACCAACCTGTGTAGCGCGGTGCGTGAAACCCAGGGTAAAGGTCTGATGCCAGACGGCACTACCCGTTTCTACAAAGACGGTCAGCCAATCTACCACTACATGGGTTGCTCCACTTTCTCTGAATACACTGTACTGCCAGAAATTTCACTGGCGAAAGTGAACAAAGAAGCACCACTGGAAGAAGTGTGTCTGCTGGGCTGTGGGGTAACCACAGGTATGGGCGCCGTAATGAACACTGCGAAAGTGAAAGAAGGCGACACTGTGGCTATCTTCGGCCTGGGCGGTATCGGTCTGTCTGCGATCATCGGTGCACGTATGGCTGGCGCCAGCCGCATCATCGGTATCGATATCAACGAGCGTAAATTCGACCTGGCCAAGCAACTGGGTGCGACCGACTGCATCAACCCGCAAAACTTCGACAAGCCTATCCAGGAAGTGATCGTTGAGATGACCGACGGCGGTGTAGACTTCTCGTTCGAATGTATCGGTAACGTAAACGTGATGCGTCAGGCACTGGAGTGCTGTCACAAAGGTTGGGGTGAGTCTGTCATCATCGGTGTTGCCGGTGCAGGTCAGGAAATCTCAACGCGTCCGTTCCAGCTGGTAACCGGTCGTGTATGGCGTGGTAGCGCATTCGGTGGCGTAAAAGGCCGTTCACAACTGCCTGGCATCGTAGACCAGTACCTGGCGGGCGAATTCGGCCTGCAAGAGTTCATCACTCACACCATGTCACTGGACAAGATCAACGAAGCGTTTGACCTGATGCACTCAGGTGAAAGCATCCGCTCTGTAATTCACTACGACAAATAA